A window of Streptomyces sp. NBC_01241 genomic DNA:
GGGAAGAGCCGGAGCCGCACACCTACCGGTCACGTTCCGGGCTTGCGCCCGTACACGTAGACGTCGTCGCCGTTCTTCAGCAGATTCCAGTACGCCTTCGCGTCGGCGGGCCGCATGTTGACGCAGCCGTGCGACCCCGGCGGGTTCCACATCTTCAGGCCCACCGAGTGGAACGCCTGCCCGCCGTCGAAGAATTGCGCGTACGGCATCGACACGTGGTAGATCGACGAGACGTGGTTGATGTGCCGCCAGTAGATCTTCTTCGCCCCGGTGCGCGTCTCGTACGTGTCCCGCCCGGTCCGCACCGGCACGGGACCGAACTTCAGCTTGCTGCCGTCCTGGATCCAGCTCAGCTGCCGGGTCAGGTCGACGCACGCGATGCGCCCCTTGTTCGTGGGGCACTTCTTGTCCTTGTTGGGGTTCTTGCCGGCCGCCTTCTGGGCCGTCAGCGTCTTCATGGTGCGCCAGGTGACCGGTCCCGCGTAACCGATCGTGGGCGTGACGCCGTAGGTGGTCTGGAACGACCGGATCGCCTTGCAGTCGGCGGCCGACTGCCTGCCGTCGACCGGCCGGTGCAGATACTTCTCGACCTGCTTCTGGTACGGCCCGGTGGACGTCGTGCAGGACGCCGCCTGCGCTGATCCGCCGGTGCCCACGACGAGGGCGGGCGCCGCCATCAGACCGGCGACGGACAGCGCGAGCGCGCGCCGCGACCCGACCCCCCGTATGTTCCCTGCGATGCTCATGTACGCCAACTCCCCTTCGCGCGCCGTGAGGTGATTCCGCCTGCTAGACGCGCGTCGGGGAGTGGATGGTTGTGCGCCGTATGTCTCAGTTCCGTACGGACGCCACCGTGTCAGCTCTGTACGGATGCCACCGGCACGAGCCGCCGCCGCTCGGTGCGCGCGGCCCGCGAGCCGTACAGCGTGACCGAGACGACGCCGAGGACCGCGAGCAGCCCCAGTGACACGGTCCCGGCCCAGCCCCCGGCGTGGAAGGCGACCGCGCCGAGCGTGCCGCCCGCGCTGGAGCCCAGGTAGTACGCGGACTGGTACAGCGCCGACGCCTGGGCCCGGCCCTTCGTCGCCGTACGGCTCACGGACGAGGAGGCGACCGCGTGCCCGGCGAAGAATCCCGCCGTGATCAGGACCAGGCCGAGGAGTACGGCGGCCAACTGGTCGGCGAGCGACAGCAGCAGACCGGCGGCCGTCGTGGAGACGGCCAGGTACAGCGCGCCCCGTCGGCCGAGCCGGGCGACCAGCCGGCCGGCCGCGGCGGAGGAGACCGTACCGACGAGATAGACCAGGAAGATCGAACCGACGACACCCTGCGGGAGGTTGAACGGCGCCTCCACCAGGCGGTAGCCGATCACCGTGTAGACCGCGCCGAACACCGTCATGAACAGCGCGCCGATCGCGTACAGCCTGCGCAGCAGCGGGTCGGCGAGGTGCCCGCCCACCGTCTTCGCGAGGGCCTTCGGGTTCAGCGAACCAGGGGTGAAGTGCCGGGCCCTGGGGATCATGAAGTGGAAGACGACCGCGCAGGCCACGGCCAGCAGCCCGACCGCGCCGAGCGCCGCCCGCCAGCCCCACAGCTGGGCGATCCAGCCGGTGAGGATACGGCCGCTCATCCCGCCGATGCTGTTGCCCGCCACGAACAGCCCGATCGCGGCGACCAGCGCCTTCGGCCGTACCTCCTCGGCCAGATACGCCATCGCGGACGCCGGGAGTCCGGCCAGTGCCGCGCCCTGGACGGCGCGCAGCGCGATCAGCCAGCCCAGCGAGGGCGCGAACGGCACGAGCAGCCCGACCAGCACGGCGACCGTCAGCGAGGCGGTCATCATCTGCCGCCGCCCGAACCGCTCGGACAGCGCACTCATCGGCAGCACACACAGCGCCAGCGCGCCCGTCGCGGCGGAGACCGTCCAGCTGGCCTGGCCGGCCGTGGCGCCGAGGGAGGCGGAGACGGCGGGCAGCAGGGCCTGGGTGGAGTAGAGGAGTGCGAATGTCGCGACACCGGCGGCGAAGAGAGCGAAGCTCATCCGGCGGTAGCCGGGGCGGCCCGGTTCGAGACGGTCCGGCGCGGCTTTGCCGGTGGTGGTGGCAGCGGCGGCGACGGGGGACGGCTGGGGCGAGGCGGCCACGGTGAGGGTGGACGCCCCGGTACTGGCAGGAGGCATGGTTCGAAAGTAGGCCGCCCGGCTTCATGCGTCCAATGCACGAAGTGGCGATAATCAATCCCATGGTGCATGAACACAGGTCACAGCCACGGCTGTCACCGAGTAGTTACGAAGAAGACATTCGCGCCGTCCTCGCGCCGCGGCTGGCCCACTTCGAGGCGGTGGCCCGCCACGAGCACGTCACCCGCGCCGCGCACGAACTCGGCGTCCCGCAGTCGACGCTCTCGCGGTCGATGGTCCGGCTCGAACAGGACCTGGGAGTCGCCCTGTTCGCCCGCAAGGGCCGTACCGTCTCCCTCACGCCCGCGGGCCGCACCTTCCTGGGCTCCGCCGAGCGGGCCCTGGCCGAGGTCGAGAAGGCCGCCGACTCGGTACGGGCCGACGCGGACCCGGCCACCGGCAAGGTCGCCTTCGGCTTCCTGCACACCATGGGCTCCGAGACCGTGCCCGCCCTGATCCGCGCCTTCCGCGCCGACCACCCCCGGGTCCGCTTCCAGCTCGTGCAGAACTACGGCGAGGCGATGATCGAACGACTCCGGTCCGGCGGCCTCGACCTCTGCCTCACCTCACCCGTCCCGGACGCCCCCGACCTCGTCGCCCGCCGCCTCGACGAGCAGCGACTGCGCCTGGTCGTCCCCGAGGACCACCGGCTCGCCTCGCGCCGCCGCATCCGCCTGGCGGAGGCCGCCGAGGAGAAGTTCGTCACCCTCGAACCCGGGTACGGCCTGCGGCGGATCACCGACGACCTGTGTGCGGAGGCAGGCTTCACCCCCCGTGTCGCCTTCGAGGGCGAGGAGGCGGAGACCCTGCGCGGTCTGGTCGCGGCCGGCCTCGGCGTGGCCCTGCTGCCGCCGCCCGCGGTGGCCCGCCCGGGCGTCGTCGAACTCACGGTGACGGCCCCGAGGGCGGCCCGCGAGATCGGCGTCGCCTGGCTGGACGGCCACCCGGACACCCCGCCGGTGGCGGCGTTCAAGCGGTTCCTGCTGTCGCGGCGGGGACATTTGCTGCCGGACTGAGCGGGCGCCCGGGGGCGACGGGCGGTACCGCCGAGCGGATCGGCGGCGTACGGGGCGCCCTCGCTTTGCTCGGAGCCCGCCCGCCGTACCGCACGGACCCGGGCCCCGCCGGAAAATGAACTGCGGTGCGGTACCGGCCGTGACAGGGTGACGGGCCCACGGTCCGGTCCCGCAGTCCACCGGCCGCCCCAGGAGTGTTCGATGACCGCACCGCCCCGACCTGTGAGTCGCGGCGGCGAAGCGGTAGGAGTGCGCGGACTCCGTCTCGGGAAACAACGGAACAGCCATGAACACGGCCCCTGGTGGCCCAGCCGTATCACGCCGCGCCCCGTTCCCTCGGAGGTGCGGTCGGGTGACCGATAGCGCCCTCCTCATCCGGCGCGCAGGCTGGAGACATGGACACCATCGCGCTTGGAAACGTGGAGATCACCCGCGTGGTCGAGTTGCCCGCAAGAGGCAGCGCCCGTGACTACATCTTTCCCGACGTGTCCGTCGCGCACTGGCAGGCGCACGAGAGCTGGCTCGCCCCCGTCTTCCTGGACCCGGCCGCCGACGAGGTCCGCACCATGAGCCAGACCTGGCTGATCCGCAGCGAGGGCCGGACGATCCTGATCGACACCGGCATCGGCAACGACCGGGAACGCCCGGCCATGCCGTCCTTCCACCATCTGAACACCCACTACCTCGGTGAGCTGGCCGCGGCAGGCGTCCGCCCGCAGGACGTGGACACGGTGATCTGCACCCATGTCCACGGCGACCACGTCGGCTGGAACACCCGACGGACGGACGACGGAAAGTGGCGGCCGACCTTCCCCCACGCCCAGTACGTCATCTCGCGCGCCGACTTCGACTACTGGAACCCGGCCAACGGACACCGGACCCGCTCCGGCCCTCAGATGGCCAACGTCTTCGAGGACAGCGTCGCCCCCGTGCACCAGGCCGGGCAGACCGTGCTGTGGGAGGGCGACCACCACGACATCGGCGCCCGGCTCCGCATCGAGCCGGCCCCGGGCCATACGCCCGGCTCCTGTGTCGTATGGCTGCGGTCGGGCACCGATCGGGCGGTGTTCGCCGGGGATCTGCTGCACAGCCCACTGCAGATCGTGGAGCCGGACGACTGTCCCGGCTTCGACGAGGACGAGCCCCGGGCACGTCACAGCCGGCGCCGGGTGCTGGGGGAGGCCGCGGACCGCGGCGCCCTGCTGTTCCCCGCACACTTCCCCGGGCCGGGCGCGGCCGAAGTGCGGCGCGCGGGCGACCGGTTCGCGGTGAAGGAGTGGGCGGCATGGCGGTGAGGACGTTCCGCGGCATCCCGTGCGCGGCCGCCCCGGCCGCCGCCGCGCGACGTCGGCCGGGGCCACGGCAGAGCCTGGCCGTCGGTGATCCGAACGCGCGCGGCGAAGGCGCGGCTGTGGCACACCACGTACCGCCAGAACCGCAGGCACTCACCTGGAGACCGATATGACAACCCCGGAGCAGAACAAGGAGCTGGTGCTGAAAGCGTTCGACACCCTGTTCGAGAAGCGTGACTACGCGACCGCCGAGGAGTTCTGGTCCGAGGAATACGTCCAGCACAGCAGACACATCCCGCCAGGGCGCGAAGGACTGTTCGGCCTAGTCCGCTCGCTGCCCGACACGCTGCACTACGAGCACCAGCTCGTGGTCGCCGAAGGCGACTACGTCATGCTCTACGGCCGCTACTCCGGCACGGGCAATCCCGAGGCCGCAGTTGTGGCCGACGTGGTGCGCATCAAGGACGGCAAGCTCGCCGAACACTGGGATGTCTGGGAGGAAGAGGCGACCCGGGACGAGTCCGCCAGCAGGCTCGTTCGTGATCAATTCCCGCCCGGCCACTGAACGGCGCCGGTGCAGGGTCCGAGTGCCCGGAAACTGCCGCGAACCGCTCGTGCCCGAGGAGGCTCACCGGGTGGCTCCGCGTCCTCGGGGGAGGCTCCGGTTGCGTCCTGGCCGCGTGCGTCGCAGGCTGCCGCTATGGATCACCCCTCGGGAGCCGGTGTGCTGCCCATCCTGGTGACCGGCGCCGCGGGCAGGGTCGGCGCCGTAGGACGTTCCGTCGTCGAGGGCCTTCGGCGACGCGGCCTGCCCGTCCGGGCAGCGGTACATCGCGAGGACGATCGCGCACGGGCACTGCGGGCGACCGGCGCCGAAGTCGTGGTCGCGGACCTGACGCGTGCGGGCGAGCTCGCCGACGTCCTGGACGGTTGCGGGCGGATGTACTTCGGCATGGGCGTGTCGGCGCAGTACCTGGAGGCGGCCCTGACGGCAGCGGTCGTCGCGCGCGCGTACGGGCGCCTGGAGGTGTTCGTGAACATGTCGCAGCTGACCGTCGCCGAGATGGACCTCACCCGTACCTCCGAGTCGGGCCAGCAGCGGCAGCAGTGGCTGGTCGAGCAGGTCCTCGACTGGTCCGGCCTGCCCGTTGTCCAGATCAGGCCCACCGTGTTCCTGGAGAACCCGCTCTTCCGCGTCGGCTTCTCCTCGATCGCGAAGACGGGCACCATCAGGCTGCCCTTCGGCGAGGCGAAGACCTCCCCGGTGCAGGCCGGTGACGTCGCTGCGGTCGTGGAGGAGATCCTGGCCGACCCGGCTGCGCACACCGGACGGACCTACGAGCTGACCGGTCCCCGTTCGGAGGGCATCACCGCCATGGCGGCGCAGGTCTCCGCAGTCCTGGGCAGGCCGGTCGGCTACGACGACGTTCCGCTGCAGGAATGGATCGACCACGATCTCAAGCCGCTGGGGCTGCCGGACCACGTCTTCCAGCACATCTCCACCATGGCCCGCCTTCATGCGGAGAACCGGTACGACCGCAAGACGGACGGCGTGGAGCAGGTCACCGGGCGGCCCCCTTCGGAAGTGGCCGACTTCGTCCGGACGCACGCCGACCTGTTCAGCGGCCCCTGACCGGCAACTCCTCGACCTGCCCGTCGCCACTCCCGGCGGCCGAGAACCGTCGCGCACACCCGGCGGAAAGGGCCTGCTGCTTCGGGACGCCTCAACGTACGACGTCACCAGCCCCGCGATACGACCTCAGCAGTCCCGCGGCCGTGCTCAACTCCGGTTGCGCTGCCGCCGGTCACCGGCTCCGTCCCCCTCAGTCCCGCAGCGACTTCCCGAACCCCGCCGCCAGCGGCATCCGCAGCCCCAGCGGCGGCGGCGCCGCCAGTGCGTCGGCGACCGGGCGGGCGTAGGCGCGGCCGAAGAGTGAGCCGCGGACGAAGTCCGTGGCCAGGGCCGCTACTTCGGCGCGGTGCTGACGCAGGCCGTGGCCGTCGGAGTGGACTTCGAAGCGGCACGTGTCGCGGTTGGCCTTCTTGGCGCGTTCGGCCAGGCGGAAGGAGAGCTCGGGGTCGGTACGGGCATCGTTCGTACCGTGGACGAGCAGGACCTGCCGGCCGAGCAGATGCTTCACCGGTTCCGGCTCGCCCGTCACGTTCTCGGGCAGCCAAGGGGCCATCGCCAGAACGGAGCTGACGGCCGCGTGGCCGCCCGCGTGGAGGGCGGCGCGGCCGCCCATGCCGTGGCCGGCGAGGCAGACGGGGACGTCGCCGTAGCGTCGTACGACCTCGTCCACCGCCCATCGGGCGTCCGCCGCGAGCTGCGCGTCGGTCGCGTTCCAGCCGCGGCAGCGGTAGCGCACGACATGCGCGGTGAGCCCGTCCTCCCGGCCCGCGCGGGCCAGGGTCCGGGCCAGCGGGAGCTGGAGGGCGTACGAGAGGGGTGAGGGGCGGCGGTGCGAGTCGGCCTCGCCGTCCGGGAGCAGCAGAACCACGCCGCTGACCGCAGTTGGTGCTCCGGCCGTCCTGACGGCCCGTCCCAGCCTCGCAGCAGGCAGGGGGAGTGCGCGCTGTGCCATGACAGAACAGTGTCAGAAGGAGAGGTGTACTCCACCCCTATTCGCGGTCACTGTTACGCATCGGCAAGCGACAATCTACGCGCGTAGGCGTTAGAGTGCCCGAATGATGAGCCCGACCCTCCATGTGCCCGGCCAGGATCAGATCCGGCGTGCCCCCAAGGTTCTTCTCCACGACCACCTCGACGGCGGCCTGCGCCCCGGAACGATCGTCGACCTCGCCGCCGCGAGCGGATACGGCGGACTCCCCGAGAACGAGCCCGACAAGCTCGGCATCTGGTTCCGCGAGGCCGCCGACTCCGGATCGCTGGAGCGCTACCTGGAGACGTTCGCCCACACCTGCGCCGTCATGCAGACCCGTGACGCCCTGGTCCGGGTGGCCACCGAATGTGCCGAGGACCTGGCGGCGGACGGTGTCGTCTACGCCGAGGTGCGGTACGCCCCCGAGCAGCACCTGGAAGCCGGGCTGACCCTCGAAGAGGTCGTCGAGGCGGTCAACGAGGGCTTCCGGGAGGGTGAGCGCCGGGCCCGCCTGGACGGCCACCGCATCCGGATGGGCGCCCTCCTCACCGCGATGCGGCACGCCGCCCGGTCCCTGGAGATCGCCGAACTCGCCAACCGCTACCGCGACCAGGGCGTCGTCGGCTTCGACATCGCGGGCGCGGAGGCGGGCTTCCCGCCCACCCGGCACCTCGACGCGTTCGAGTACCTCAAGCGCGAGAACAACCACTTCACCATCCACGCGGGCGAGGCGTTCGGTCTGCCGTCGATCTGGCAGGCCATCCAGTGGTGCGGCGCCGACCGGCTCGGCCACGGCGTCCGCATCATCGACGACATCGAGGTCGCCGAGGACGGCTCCGTGACGCTCGGCCGGCTCGCCTCCTACGTACGGGACAAGCGCATCCCGCTGGAGCTGTGTCCGACCTCGAACCTTCAGACCGGCGCCGCCGCCTCCTACGCCGAGCACCCCATCGGGCTGCTGCGGAGGCTGCATTTCCGGGCCACCGTGAATACGGACAACCGGCTGATGAGCGGTACGAGCATGAGCCAGGAATTCGAGAAGCTGACCGAGACCTTCGGATACACGCTCGACGACATGCAGTGGTTCACCGTCAATGCGATGAAGTCGGCATTCATTCCTTTCGATGAACGTCTGGCGATGATCAACGACGTGATCAAGCCCGGATACGCCGAGCTGAAGTCCGAGTGGCTCTTCGAGCAGACCGCTACGACCAGCATTTCTTCCGCTTCCGCGGGCTGATCGGCACGCGTTCGGTATGCGGCCGGGATGGCGGATTCCCGGCCGTTTCCCGTATTCGGCAGGTTTGCGGGACGGGCAGGGAGCTGACTACGTTTCAGGCCCCCCCCACATTCCTCTCCCCAAGGATGAATTTCACATGAAGCAGTCTGCTGTCAGGACTCTCGGCGTCGCCGCTGTCGGTGCCGCTTTCGCCGCTGCCGCCGCGGGTACCGCCTCCGCCGCCGTGCTCCCGGCCGACGCCGCGACCACCGCCCTGCCGGCCGCCGGTTCGGCGCTGGAGACCGCGACCCGGTCCCTGCCGGCCCAGGACACGGCCACCAAGCTCCTCGGCACCGGCCGGCAGAAGCTCGTCGGCGACGCCACCACCCCGGTCAGGGGTCTGCTCGGCGGCCTGCCCGCGGGCGGCATGCAGGCCGGCGGCCTGACGGCCAACGGTCTCCCGCTCGGCGGCTGACCCACGTCCCGGGGACGTTCCCCGTACACACGCCTGTGGGCGGACACCCGGACCGGGTTGCCCGCCCACAGGCGTGTGGTGCGTACGTGTGTCACCAGGAGGTGGACGCCGTCTTCTCGGCCGGGAACAGCACCCACAGCGCCAGGTAGAGCAGGCACTGCGGCCCCGGAAGCAGGCAGGAGACCAGGAAGATGATGCGCATGGTTCCCGCGGAGGTGCCGAAGCGCCGTGCCAGCGCTGCGCACACTCCGCCGATCATGCGTCCGTCACGGGGGCGGGCAAGTGCGGCCATGGTGGGCTCCTTCGCGAACCGTTGCTGTGGGAGCAGCTCCGTCGTGCTCCCGACGCATCCCATGGTCACCCGACGAACAGGGGCAAAGCGTCGCTCTACGGTGCGATACCGACCCTGGGAATCGTCGGGGTCGACCCCTGGGGCGCCTCGTCCCTGGGGTGGGGCAGCACCCTGATCCGCTGCTGCTTCCTGCGGCGCAGCCGCGCCCGGCACAGGGGTACGACCAGCAGGTGGGCGAGCGCCACGCCGGTGGTGTTCAGCAGCAGTGAGTCGACGTCGACGACCTGCCCCGGAACGCCGGTCTGCGCCAGTTCGATCGCCAGCGAGATCAGCGCCCCCGCCGCGACGGTACGGGCCAGCGAGGCCCACGGGGAGACGAACAGCCGGCCTCCGGCCATCGGCAGCAGTACGCCCAGCGGGGCGAGCAGCAGCAGCCCCTCACCGATGCGGCGGGCGGCCTCGACCGGGCCGAGGGACAGGTCCGCTCTGATGCCGGCGAGCGGATGAAGGTTCGAGGCGGTCGTCCACGGCACGTCGAGGGGGCGCAGCGTCAGCCACCCGACAAACAGCAGATGCGCGAGGAGGAGAAGGACCCCGGCCGCGCGGAAGCGGATGACAGTCTGACTGCCCGAACCATGACGCACGCACCCCAAGACGCGCCGGGCGGCAGGATCGGTTCCGCCCGGCCGGAACCAAGCCGGAACCAAGCCGGAACCAAGCCGGACCCCGGGCGGAGCCCGGCCCGGCTTGGTTCCGGCTTGGTTCCGGTCAGGCCCCCGTGCCCGTCCCCGTCACGGTCCCCGTACCCGTACCTGTACCCGTCCCCGTCACGGTCCCCGGCGTCGGTACCGTCTTCGGTCTGGCCTTCGTCTCCGTGGTGCACAGATATCCGTGCGGCCGGTAGCTCCCCGGCCCGCCCAGCACCACCCTGCCGTCCGGGGCGAGCGTCCCGCTCTCCGCGTACGTGCACACGATCTGCGCCAGCGCCTCGGCCGGCAGGTCCTCCGGCTGTTCGCTGAGGCGCAGCGTGCCCCGGGGGTCGCCGCCGCGGGCCGCGCTGACCTGCAGGGTCGCCGGGACGGTGGTGGAGAACCCGGCCTGCCGCTCATCGGCGGGCGGCTTCTGCTCCAGCTCGTCGAGGAGGGCCTGCGCGATCCGGACCCGGTCCGCCTTCGCCTCGTCGACCTGGATCGTACGGTCCACCGTGACCAGTTGCGAGGAGCAGACCAGATAGATCTGTACGGGGACGCCCTGGAGCGTCTGGGGCGCGACGTCCACCGCGGACATGGAGCACGGCACCTGCGACGGCGCGGCCCCGGCGTCCACCGGTACGGACGTGGTCCTGATCCCGCAGCCCGCGGCCAGCACGGCCACGGTCACGGCACCGGCCAGCGTCACGGCCGCACGGCACCCCGGGCGATTGCTGCCCCTCATGTCGCGTCTCCCTCCTCGTCCTGGACCCCCGCGTCGGTATCCCCGGCGCTCCCGGCGCCTCCCGCGGAACCGGTGAGCGGCTCGGCATCGCGCGGCAGCCGCAGGACGAACACCGCGCCGTCGCCGTCCGGCGAGTTCGCGGCCGTGATGTCACCGCCGTGGATGTGCGCGTTCTCCATGGCGATCGACAGACCGAGCCCGCTGCCCTCGGAGCGCGGGCGGGAGGCGCTGGCCTTGTAGAACCGGTCGAAGACGTGCGGCAGGACGTCCTCGGGGATACCGGGGCCGTGGTCACGGACCTCGATGACGAGTTCGTCGCCCTCGGTCCGTACCGCGACCCGTACCGGCGAACCGCCGTGCTTGAGCGCGTTGCCGATCAGGTTCGCCAGGATCACGTCCAGCCGGCGCGGGTCGAGGCGGACCATCATGCCGCGCTCGGCGTCCAGGTCCACCGCGTCCAGCCAGGCGCGGGCGTCGATGCAGGCGGTGACCTGGTCGGCGACGTCGACGGTGTCGAGGACGAGCCGGGCCGTACCCGCGTCGAAGCGGGTGACCTCCATCAGGTTCTCCACCAGGTCGTTGAGCCGCCGGGTCTCGCTCACCACCAGATGCACGGCGGGCGCGATCATCGGGTCGAGGCTGTCGGCCTCGTCCTCCAGGACCTCGGCGACCGCGGTGATCGCGGTGAGCGGGGTGCGCAGTTCGTGCGACATGTCGGCGACGAACCGGCGGCTGGACTCCTCCCGCGCGCGCATGTCCGCGACCTTCTTCTCCAGAGAAATCGCGGCTCTGTTGAACGTACGGGAAAGATCGGCGAGTTCATCGGTGCCGGAGACCACGAGCCGGGTGTCGAGCTTGCCCTCACCGAGCTTGCGCGCGGCGTCACCGAGCCGCTGCACGGGCCGCAGCACGGTCGTCGCCGCGGCCTGCGCGAGCAGCGCCGAGCCGATCAGGGCGAGCCCGGTGGCGATCCCCAGCGACCAGGCCAGGGAGTTCAGATCCTGCCGCTCCTGGTCCAGGGACTTCAGCATGTAGCCGGTCGGGCCACCGCCGATGATCTTCGTGCCGCCCACCAGGTACGGCGTACCGCGGATGCTGACCCGCTGCCAGAACAGGTGGTACTCGTACTTGTTGCCCGCCTCGATCGGCTGCTTCTCGTTGACGGCCTTCTGCAGCGACAGCGGCACGTTGTCGAGCGTGAAGGTGTCCAGATCGGAGTTGCCGACGATCGGCTTGCCGGTGTCGCGCTCGTCGACGAGCAGAACGCTGTAGCCGGGGGAACTGCTCGCCATCTGCGCGGCGGTGTTCTGCAGATCGTCCTTGGTGGGCCGCAGCGGCAGCGACGCGGCCCGGCTCTGCATCTCCTGCCGGAAGTCCCCGAGCGCCGAGTCCTGGGTACGCGTCAGTACGGCCTCGCGGTTCAGCCAGTACGCGATCCCCGAGGCGGACACCGCGGCGGTCAGCGCCACCAGCGCGAACACGACGACGAGACGCAGTCGCAGACTCGTCCAGCGGAGTCCGGCGAGCAGGCTCCGCCTGGTGGCATCGCTCACTGAGGCGAATCCAGCCGGTAGCCCACACCCCGAACGGTACGGATCAGGGTCGGCGAGGACGGCACGTCCTCCACCTTGGCGCGCAGCCGCTGCACACAGGCGTCCACGAGCCGGGAGTCGCCGAGGTAGTCGTGCTCCCAGACCAGCCGCAGCAGCTGCTGCCGCGACAGGGCCTGGCCCGGCCGGCGGCTCAGTTCCAGCAGGAGCCGCAGCTCCGTCGGTGTGAGCTGCAGATCCTCGCCGTTCTTGGTCACGGTCATCGCGGAACGGTCGATCACCACGTTCCCGAAGGACGCGGAGTCGGTGGACTCGCGCTCACCGCGGCGCAGCACCGCCCGGATACGGGCGTCGAGCACCCGGCCCTGCACGGGTTTCACCACATAGTCGTCGGCACCGGACTCCAGCCCGACGACGACGTCGATGTCGTCACTGCGCGCGGTCAGCAGGATGATCGGCAGCTGGTCGGTGCGCCGGATGCGCCGGCACACCTCGAAACCGTCGATGCCGGGCAGCATCACATCCAGCACGATCAGATCGGGCCGCTGTTCACGCAGCAGTTTCAGGCCGTCCTCTCCCGTCGCCGCGGTGGCCACACGGTGGCCCTGACGTGACAGCGAGAGTTCGAGGGCCGTGCGGATGGCGTCGTCGTCCTCGATCAGCAA
This region includes:
- a CDS encoding sensor histidine kinase: MSDATRRSLLAGLRWTSLRLRLVVVFALVALTAAVSASGIAYWLNREAVLTRTQDSALGDFRQEMQSRAASLPLRPTKDDLQNTAAQMASSSPGYSVLLVDERDTGKPIVGNSDLDTFTLDNVPLSLQKAVNEKQPIEAGNKYEYHLFWQRVSIRGTPYLVGGTKIIGGGPTGYMLKSLDQERQDLNSLAWSLGIATGLALIGSALLAQAAATTVLRPVQRLGDAARKLGEGKLDTRLVVSGTDELADLSRTFNRAAISLEKKVADMRAREESSRRFVADMSHELRTPLTAITAVAEVLEDEADSLDPMIAPAVHLVVSETRRLNDLVENLMEVTRFDAGTARLVLDTVDVADQVTACIDARAWLDAVDLDAERGMMVRLDPRRLDVILANLIGNALKHGGSPVRVAVRTEGDELVIEVRDHGPGIPEDVLPHVFDRFYKASASRPRSEGSGLGLSIAMENAHIHGGDITAANSPDGDGAVFVLRLPRDAEPLTGSAGGAGSAGDTDAGVQDEEGDAT
- the afsQ1 gene encoding two-component system response regulator AfsQ1 yields the protein MPFLLLIEDDDAIRTALELSLSRQGHRVATAATGEDGLKLLREQRPDLIVLDVMLPGIDGFEVCRRIRRTDQLPIILLTARSDDIDVVVGLESGADDYVVKPVQGRVLDARIRAVLRRGERESTDSASFGNVVIDRSAMTVTKNGEDLQLTPTELRLLLELSRRPGQALSRQQLLRLVWEHDYLGDSRLVDACVQRLRAKVEDVPSSPTLIRTVRGVGYRLDSPQ